The following proteins are encoded in a genomic region of Vibrio tasmaniensis:
- a CDS encoding sodium:solute symporter family protein, whose translation MTIDTFVVLAYFFFLIAIGWMFRKFTTSTSDYFRGGGKMLWWMVGATAFMTQFSAWTFTGAAGRAFNDGFVIVILFLANAFGYFMNYMYFAPKFRQLRVVTAIEAIRQRFGKTSEQFFTWAGMPDSLISAGIWLNGLAIFVAAVFNIPMEATIVVTGMVLVLMAVTGGSWAVVASDFMQMLVIMAVTITCAVAAYFHGGGLTNIVANFDGDFMLGNNLNYMSIFVLWVVFIFVKQFGVMNNSINAYRYLCAKDSENARKAAGLACILMVVGPLIWFLPPWYVSAFMPDFALEYASMGDKAGDAAYLAFVQNVMPAGMVGLLMSAMFAATMSSMDSGLNRNAGIFVMNFYSPILRQNATQKELVIVSKLTTIMMGVIIIAIGLFINSLRHLSLFDIVMNVGALIGFPMLIPVLLGMWIRKTPDWAGWSTLVVGGFVSYIFGISLQAEDIENLFGLETALTGREWSDLKVGLSLAAHVVFTGGYFIMTSRFYKGLSPEREKEVDQLFTNWNTPLVAEGEEQQNLDTKQRSMLGKLISTAGFGILAMALIPNEPTGRLLFLLCGSMVLTVGILLVNASKAPAKMNNESIAK comes from the coding sequence ATGACTATTGATACTTTTGTTGTTCTCGCCTACTTCTTCTTTTTGATCGCTATTGGTTGGATGTTCCGTAAGTTCACCACGTCGACTAGTGATTACTTTAGAGGGGGCGGCAAAATGTTGTGGTGGATGGTTGGTGCAACCGCCTTCATGACACAGTTTTCAGCATGGACGTTTACAGGTGCCGCAGGACGCGCGTTCAATGACGGTTTCGTTATTGTAATCCTATTCTTAGCCAATGCTTTTGGCTACTTCATGAACTATATGTACTTCGCTCCAAAGTTCCGCCAACTTCGTGTGGTAACGGCGATCGAAGCTATTCGTCAGCGCTTTGGTAAAACGTCTGAACAGTTCTTCACATGGGCCGGTATGCCTGACAGCCTTATCTCTGCGGGTATCTGGCTGAATGGTCTTGCTATCTTTGTAGCAGCGGTATTCAACATCCCAATGGAAGCAACCATTGTGGTAACGGGTATGGTTCTAGTATTGATGGCAGTAACGGGCGGCTCTTGGGCAGTTGTTGCTTCTGACTTCATGCAAATGCTCGTTATCATGGCAGTTACGATTACTTGTGCGGTTGCAGCTTACTTCCACGGTGGTGGCCTAACTAACATCGTTGCAAATTTCGACGGCGACTTCATGTTAGGTAACAACCTAAACTACATGAGCATCTTCGTTCTTTGGGTTGTGTTCATCTTCGTCAAGCAGTTCGGTGTAATGAACAACAGCATCAACGCTTACCGTTACCTATGTGCAAAAGACAGTGAAAACGCGCGTAAAGCGGCAGGCCTAGCATGTATCCTTATGGTTGTTGGCCCACTAATCTGGTTCCTACCGCCTTGGTACGTAAGTGCATTCATGCCTGATTTCGCATTGGAGTACGCTTCAATGGGTGATAAAGCTGGTGATGCTGCTTACCTAGCATTCGTACAGAACGTAATGCCAGCAGGTATGGTTGGTCTTCTTATGTCAGCAATGTTCGCTGCAACAATGTCTTCTATGGATTCAGGCTTGAACCGTAACGCTGGCATCTTTGTAATGAACTTCTACAGCCCGATTCTTCGTCAGAACGCGACCCAGAAAGAGCTGGTTATTGTAAGTAAGCTAACCACTATCATGATGGGTGTTATCATCATCGCGATTGGCTTGTTCATTAACTCACTGCGTCACTTGAGCTTATTCGATATCGTAATGAACGTAGGTGCGTTGATTGGCTTCCCAATGCTTATCCCTGTACTACTTGGTATGTGGATTCGTAAGACGCCTGACTGGGCTGGTTGGTCTACCCTAGTGGTTGGTGGCTTTGTTTCTTACATCTTCGGTATCTCGCTTCAAGCAGAAGACATCGAAAACCTATTTGGTCTAGAAACAGCGCTTACTGGCCGTGAATGGAGCGACTTGAAAGTGGGTCTAAGCTTAGCAGCTCACGTCGTGTTCACTGGTGGTTACTTCATCATGACTTCTCGCTTCTACAAAGGCCTATCGCCAGAGCGTGAGAAAGAAGTTGATCAACTATTCACTAACTGGAACACACCATTAGTCGCTGAAGGTGAAGAGCAACAAAACCTAGATACTAAACAGCGTTCAATGCTTGGTAAACTTATCAGCACAGCAGGTTTCGGTATTCTAGCAATGGCTCTGATTCCAAATGAACCGACAGGACGCTTGTTGTTCCTACTATGTGGTTCGATGGTACTCACCGTTGGTATCCTACTGGTTAACGCATCTAAAGCTCCGGCTAAGATGAACAACGAGTCAATTGCTAAGTAA
- a CDS encoding bifunctional 4-hydroxy-2-oxoglutarate aldolase/2-dehydro-3-deoxy-phosphogluconate aldolase yields MTTLNEQLANLKVIPVIAINRAEDAIPLGKALVENGMPCAEITLRTECAIEAIRIMRKEFPDMLIGSGTVLTNEQVDASIEAGVDFIVSPGFNPRTVQYCIDKGVAIVPGVNNPSLVEQAMEMGLRTLKFFPAEPSGGTGMLKALTAVYPVKFMPTGGVSLKNVDEYLSIPSVLACGGTWMVPTNLIDEGKWDELGKLVRDAVDHVNA; encoded by the coding sequence ATGACTACATTAAATGAACAACTAGCAAACCTAAAAGTAATCCCTGTAATCGCTATCAACCGTGCTGAAGATGCCATCCCCCTAGGCAAAGCACTGGTTGAAAACGGCATGCCATGTGCAGAAATTACACTACGTACAGAATGTGCAATCGAAGCGATTCGCATCATGCGTAAAGAGTTCCCTGACATGCTAATCGGTTCAGGTACTGTACTGACTAACGAGCAAGTTGACGCATCTATTGAAGCTGGTGTTGATTTCATCGTAAGCCCAGGTTTCAACCCTCGCACTGTTCAATACTGTATCGATAAAGGCGTTGCTATTGTACCGGGTGTTAACAACCCGAGCCTAGTTGAGCAAGCAATGGAAATGGGCCTTCGCACGTTGAAGTTTTTCCCTGCTGAGCCTTCTGGCGGTACTGGTATGCTTAAAGCACTAACCGCTGTTTACCCTGTTAAATTCATGCCTACTGGCGGCGTAAGCTTAAAGAATGTCGATGAATACCTATCGATCCCTTCTGTACTTGCATGTGGCGGTACTTGGATGGTTCCAACTAACCTTATCGACGAAGGTAAGTGGGACGAACTAGGCAAGCTTGTTCGTGACGCAGTTGATCACGTTAACGCTTAA
- a CDS encoding 2-dehydro-3-deoxygluconokinase translates to MKSLNIAVIGECMVELQKKQDGLKQSFGGDTLNTALYLSRLTKEHGIQTSYVTALGTDPFSTDMLEKWQAEGIDTSLVAQLDHKQPGLYYIETDETGERSFHYWRSDAAAKFMFDQQDTPALLDKLFSFDAVYLSGITLAILTENGRTQLFNFLDKFKAQGGQVFFDNNYRPKLWESQQEAISWYLKMLKYTDTALLTFDDEQELYSDESIEQCIARTSESGVKEIIIKRGAKDCLVVESQSAQYVAPNPVDNIVDTTAAGDSFSAGFLAKRLSGGNARDAAFAGHIVAGTVIQHPGAIIPVDATPDLSL, encoded by the coding sequence ATGAAATCATTAAACATCGCGGTCATTGGCGAGTGCATGGTTGAGCTACAAAAGAAACAAGACGGGCTTAAGCAAAGTTTTGGTGGCGATACACTGAATACAGCACTTTACCTGTCACGCTTAACAAAAGAGCATGGTATCCAAACAAGCTATGTCACCGCGCTAGGCACTGACCCATTCAGTACTGACATGCTAGAAAAGTGGCAAGCTGAAGGTATTGATACAAGCTTAGTGGCTCAGCTCGATCACAAACAACCAGGGCTTTATTACATCGAGACCGATGAAACTGGTGAGCGTAGCTTCCACTACTGGCGTAGTGATGCTGCAGCGAAGTTCATGTTTGATCAGCAAGACACGCCAGCTCTACTTGATAAGCTATTCTCTTTTGATGCGGTTTACCTAAGCGGTATTACACTTGCTATCTTGACAGAGAATGGACGCACGCAGCTATTCAATTTCTTAGACAAATTCAAAGCTCAAGGCGGCCAAGTATTCTTCGACAATAACTACCGTCCTAAACTTTGGGAAAGCCAACAAGAAGCGATTTCTTGGTACTTGAAAATGCTTAAGTACACCGATACAGCGCTACTGACGTTCGATGACGAGCAAGAATTGTACAGTGACGAAAGCATTGAACAGTGTATTGCACGTACGTCTGAGTCTGGTGTGAAAGAGATCATCATTAAGCGTGGCGCGAAAGACTGCCTAGTGGTTGAAAGCCAAAGCGCTCAGTACGTTGCACCCAACCCAGTAGACAACATTGTTGATACAACAGCCGCTGGCGACTCGTTCAGTGCAGGCTTCTTAGCTAAACGCTTGAGCGGTGGCAATGCGCGTGACGCAGCATTCGCAGGCCACATTGTGGCAGGGACCGTGATTCAGCATCCAGGTGCGATCATTCCTGTAGATGCGACGCCTGATTTGTCTCTATAA
- a CDS encoding cupin domain-containing protein, whose product MNSFFMLDENPWEELGGGIKRKIVAYTDDLMAVHLCFDKGAIGHPHTHEIHDQIGYVVRGSFEAEIEGEKRVLKEGDAYFARKHMMHGAVALEQDSILLDIFNPAREDFLK is encoded by the coding sequence ATGAACTCTTTCTTTATGCTAGATGAAAATCCATGGGAAGAATTGGGCGGCGGTATTAAGCGTAAAATCGTTGCTTATACTGACGATCTAATGGCTGTACACCTTTGTTTTGATAAGGGTGCGATTGGCCATCCTCACACACACGAAATTCATGACCAAATCGGTTATGTTGTTCGCGGCAGCTTTGAAGCTGAGATTGAGGGCGAGAAGAGAGTACTTAAAGAAGGCGACGCTTACTTCGCTCGTAAACACATGATGCACGGTGCGGTTGCACTAGAGCAAGACAGCATCCTTCTCGATATCTTCAACCCTGCGCGTGAAGATTTCCTAAAATAA